From Polyangium spumosum, a single genomic window includes:
- a CDS encoding SUMF1/EgtB/PvdO family nonheme iron enzyme, whose amino-acid sequence MPAPAPVALPERPDDFALVEPQTPVCPADMVRVKRSYCVDRYEASLVDAETGQDLSPYYVPSRKQALSIQKLWEQERLAVGPPEARELGLPPLPPWQSQRNFEPKAASRKNRVPQGYLTGPLAALACKNAGKRLCSLSEWQTACRGEEDRDFPYGEKYQPGKCNIFREAHPAAELHGNASIGHSDPRLNMVKAGDKPLLRRTGETRACMSKWEGDAITDMVGNIDEWIDDPEGTFVGGFYARSKKDGCASMVRAHPFDYFDYSTGVRCCKDL is encoded by the coding sequence GTGCCCGCGCCTGCGCCTGTGGCGCTGCCCGAGCGGCCCGACGATTTTGCGCTCGTCGAGCCGCAGACGCCGGTCTGTCCGGCCGACATGGTGCGCGTGAAGCGGAGTTATTGCGTCGACCGGTACGAGGCGAGCCTGGTGGACGCGGAGACGGGGCAGGACCTCTCGCCTTATTACGTGCCTTCCCGCAAGCAGGCGCTCTCCATTCAAAAACTCTGGGAGCAGGAGCGCCTCGCCGTGGGCCCGCCCGAGGCGCGTGAGCTCGGGCTGCCGCCGCTGCCCCCGTGGCAATCGCAGCGGAACTTCGAGCCGAAGGCGGCCTCGCGGAAAAATCGCGTCCCTCAGGGCTACCTCACGGGGCCGCTCGCCGCGCTCGCTTGCAAGAACGCGGGCAAGCGCCTGTGCTCGCTCTCGGAATGGCAGACCGCTTGCCGGGGCGAGGAGGATCGCGATTTCCCTTATGGCGAGAAGTACCAGCCGGGCAAATGCAACATCTTCCGCGAGGCGCACCCCGCGGCGGAGCTGCACGGCAACGCGAGCATCGGCCACAGCGATCCGCGGCTCAACATGGTGAAGGCGGGCGACAAGCCACTCCTGCGCCGGACAGGCGAGACACGCGCCTGCATGAGCAAATGGGAGGGCGACGCAATCACCGACATGGTCGGCAACATCGACGAGTGGATCGACGACCCGGAGGGGACGTTCGTCGGCGGGTTTTACGCGCGGTCGAAGAAGGATGGATGCGCGTCGATGGTGCGGGCACATCCGTTCGATTATTTCGATTATTCGACCGGGGTTCGGTGCTGCAAGGATCTCTGA
- a CDS encoding MMPL family transporter, which translates to MITALSVVLALRLTIQTGFESLLPETRPSVQELHRVAARTAGISTLFIVLEGGPDTPTAELRKAGDALVPALEALGPPWVGSAESGVHEARAFLSPRAGLYADQKELEALRDDIEERHAYEVAKATDALLDDSDPPPELDAANIKKRFKLGDEATADRFPDGYYQSKDGKTLVVAVRSKVIGSDFSRGSEALRRIREAVDRVNPASFHPQIRYGFGGDLQTGISEFTAINKDLTEVGVFGALLLAAVVFLYYLRIRTLVAMTLIVGMGVAWTFGVTELLIGHLNMATGFLFTIVAGNGINFSIIYMARYLEARRAQIPLAEALDVARRETWRPTLTAACAAGAAYGSLVATEFRGFRDFGVIGGVGMLLCWIATYLALPSVLTLMERLLPLDREAKGVWGRIQRATQGGIAFGKPFAGLAERAPRALALLGAAVAVAGAVAAVFYVKSDPMEYDLRNLRSDERARAEEIRLGELGERITGYVGTDGMAILVDRPEQVEPLRAALHAKRDAAPPGQKPFEKVHALQDFVPEAQAEKIPILLDIKERVLKAKRRGAIPDEDWKTIEEILPPDELAPFGMADLPAGLARAFTETDGTRGRIVYISPTEGASVDDAHYLFRWADSYRRTVLPDGSVVLGSGRAVIYADMWAAVIDDVPPAVLLSLFATVLAVLIAFRRGRPSIYVLASLLVGVGWMALALVVMKIKLNFLNFIALPLTFGIGVDYAVNIVQRYTREGTGGAIAAVRETGGAVVLCSLTTALGYIALVRSKNFAVRSMGVAAVIGEITCLFAAVIVLPAALVWMDRRKS; encoded by the coding sequence GTGATCACGGCCCTCTCGGTCGTCCTCGCCTTGCGGCTCACCATCCAGACCGGCTTCGAATCGCTCCTGCCCGAGACCCGCCCGAGCGTGCAGGAGCTCCACCGCGTCGCGGCGCGCACGGCTGGCATCTCCACGCTCTTCATCGTCCTCGAAGGTGGACCGGACACGCCCACGGCGGAGCTCCGCAAGGCCGGCGACGCGCTCGTCCCCGCGCTCGAGGCCCTCGGCCCGCCCTGGGTCGGCAGCGCCGAGAGCGGCGTCCACGAGGCCCGCGCCTTCCTCTCGCCCCGCGCCGGCCTCTACGCCGACCAGAAAGAGCTCGAAGCCCTCCGCGACGACATCGAGGAGCGCCACGCCTACGAGGTCGCCAAGGCGACCGACGCCCTGCTCGACGACTCCGATCCGCCGCCCGAGCTCGACGCCGCGAACATCAAGAAGCGCTTCAAGCTCGGCGACGAAGCCACCGCCGACCGATTCCCCGACGGCTACTACCAGTCGAAGGACGGCAAGACCCTCGTCGTCGCCGTCCGCTCCAAGGTCATCGGCAGCGACTTCTCCCGCGGCAGCGAGGCCCTCCGCCGCATCCGCGAGGCCGTCGATCGTGTCAATCCCGCCTCGTTCCACCCGCAGATCCGTTACGGCTTCGGCGGCGACCTCCAGACGGGCATCTCCGAATTCACCGCGATCAACAAGGACCTGACCGAGGTCGGCGTCTTCGGCGCCTTGTTGCTCGCGGCCGTCGTCTTCCTCTATTACCTCCGCATTCGCACGCTCGTCGCGATGACGCTCATCGTCGGCATGGGCGTCGCGTGGACCTTCGGCGTCACCGAGCTCTTGATTGGCCATTTGAACATGGCCACGGGTTTTCTTTTCACGATCGTCGCGGGCAACGGCATCAATTTCAGCATCATCTACATGGCGCGGTACCTCGAGGCGCGGAGGGCCCAGATCCCGCTCGCCGAGGCCCTCGACGTCGCGCGTCGCGAGACCTGGCGGCCCACGCTCACCGCCGCCTGCGCGGCCGGCGCCGCGTATGGCTCGCTCGTCGCCACCGAGTTCCGCGGCTTCCGCGATTTCGGCGTCATCGGCGGCGTCGGCATGCTCCTCTGCTGGATCGCCACCTACCTCGCCCTGCCGAGCGTCCTCACGCTCATGGAGCGGCTCCTGCCCCTCGATCGTGAGGCCAAGGGCGTCTGGGGTCGCATCCAGCGCGCCACGCAGGGCGGTATTGCTTTCGGCAAGCCCTTCGCGGGCCTCGCCGAGCGGGCCCCCCGCGCGCTCGCCCTCCTCGGCGCCGCCGTCGCCGTCGCCGGCGCCGTGGCCGCGGTCTTTTACGTGAAAAGCGACCCGATGGAGTACGACCTGCGCAACCTGCGCAGCGACGAGCGCGCGCGGGCCGAGGAGATCCGCCTCGGCGAGCTCGGCGAGCGGATCACCGGGTACGTCGGCACGGACGGCATGGCCATCCTCGTGGATCGCCCCGAGCAGGTCGAGCCCTTGCGCGCGGCGCTCCACGCAAAACGTGACGCCGCGCCGCCGGGGCAAAAGCCATTCGAAAAGGTCCACGCGCTCCAGGACTTCGTCCCCGAGGCGCAGGCCGAGAAGATCCCGATCCTGCTCGACATCAAGGAGCGTGTCCTCAAGGCGAAGCGCCGCGGCGCCATCCCCGACGAGGACTGGAAGACGATCGAGGAGATCCTTCCCCCGGACGAGCTCGCGCCGTTTGGCATGGCGGACCTGCCTGCGGGCCTCGCGCGTGCGTTCACGGAGACGGACGGCACGCGGGGGCGGATCGTCTACATCAGCCCGACCGAGGGCGCCTCGGTCGACGACGCCCATTACCTCTTCCGCTGGGCGGACTCGTATCGCCGCACGGTCTTGCCGGATGGCAGCGTCGTCCTCGGCTCGGGCCGCGCGGTCATTTATGCGGACATGTGGGCCGCGGTCATCGACGACGTCCCGCCGGCCGTCTTGCTCTCGCTCTTCGCGACGGTCCTCGCGGTGCTCATCGCCTTCCGCCGCGGCCGCCCCTCGATATACGTGCTCGCCTCCTTGCTCGTCGGCGTGGGCTGGATGGCGCTCGCGCTCGTCGTGATGAAGATCAAGCTGAACTTCTTGAACTTCATCGCATTGCCGCTGACCTTCGGGATCGGCGTCGATTACGCGGTGAACATCGTGCAGCGATATACCCGCGAGGGCACGGGCGGCGCGATCGCGGCGGTGCGCGAGACGGGCGGCGCGGTGGTGCTCTGCAGCCTGACCACGGCGCTCGGATACATCGCGCTCGTGCGTTCCAAGAACTTCGCGGTGCGCAGCATGGGCGTCGCGGCGGTCATCGGCGAGATCACGTGCCTGTTCGCGGCGGTGATCGTCCTGCCGGCGGCGCTCGTGTGGATGGATCGGCGGAAGAGCTGA
- a CDS encoding NAD(P)/FAD-dependent oxidoreductase: MNPRPPLGVVGGGLAGLAAAIAAAQRGREVLVWESGEIGRDKVCGEFLSPEAEEDLDALGCGDLASALNPAPLRTVALFGAGGARLDLTLPGRPALGLTRAALETFLARRARDAGAVIHERTPVRGLSPSPSRALEVRTPSSAHAVRALVLSMGKRSTLDAPLGLPRARAERPSFVAIKAYCAKTPLEADVELHVVPGGYVGVNPVEDGRIGVCALLDGAFRPAWPTLLDLATRHPALGRRLTSLGAPTEKPRGLARFGFGAQAIARTCPTTGAPLLFAGDAARLVPSFTGDGMAIALRSGRLASLATFSPDPIRAYTRAFSRAFSARFLVAGALHGLFLRPPFFELLAPLVGRAPRLVEMLYRATRG, translated from the coding sequence ATGAACCCGCGCCCTCCGCTCGGCGTCGTGGGAGGCGGCCTGGCGGGGCTCGCCGCGGCGATCGCGGCGGCCCAGCGTGGCCGCGAAGTCCTCGTCTGGGAGAGCGGCGAGATCGGCCGCGACAAGGTCTGCGGCGAGTTCCTCTCGCCCGAGGCCGAAGAGGACCTCGACGCCCTCGGCTGCGGCGACCTCGCCTCTGCGCTGAACCCTGCGCCCCTCCGCACGGTCGCCCTCTTCGGCGCCGGCGGCGCGCGCCTCGACCTCACGCTCCCCGGCCGCCCGGCCCTCGGCCTCACGCGCGCCGCCCTCGAGACCTTCCTCGCCCGGCGCGCGCGTGACGCCGGCGCCGTGATCCACGAGCGCACCCCCGTCCGCGGCCTCTCACCGAGCCCCTCGCGCGCCCTCGAAGTCCGCACCCCATCGAGCGCCCATGCCGTGCGGGCCCTCGTCCTCTCGATGGGCAAACGCTCCACGCTCGACGCCCCGCTCGGCCTGCCGCGCGCCCGCGCCGAGCGCCCGAGCTTCGTGGCCATCAAGGCCTACTGCGCGAAGACGCCCCTCGAGGCCGACGTCGAGCTCCACGTCGTGCCGGGCGGCTACGTCGGCGTGAACCCCGTGGAGGACGGCCGCATCGGCGTGTGCGCCCTGCTCGACGGCGCCTTCCGCCCCGCGTGGCCGACGCTCCTCGACCTCGCCACGCGCCACCCGGCGCTCGGCCGGCGCCTCACGAGCCTCGGCGCGCCGACGGAGAAACCCCGCGGCCTCGCTCGATTCGGCTTCGGCGCCCAGGCTATCGCGCGCACCTGCCCGACCACCGGCGCCCCTCTGCTCTTCGCGGGCGACGCCGCGCGCCTCGTCCCCTCCTTCACGGGCGACGGCATGGCCATCGCGCTGCGCAGCGGCCGCCTCGCCTCCCTCGCCACCTTCTCGCCCGACCCGATCCGCGCCTACACCCGCGCCTTCTCGCGCGCCTTCTCCGCGCGATTCCTCGTGGCCGGCGCGCTCCACGGCCTCTTCCTCCGCCCGCCCTTCTTCGAGCTCCTCGCCCCGCTCGTCGGCCGCGCCCCGCGGCTCGTCGAGATGCTGTATCGCGCCACGCGTGGCTGA
- a CDS encoding type III polyketide synthase yields the protein MSPPRMAIIEQTWTFFPGRSYAQEELSEALPRWLDGRTLGLARQLFRRSAVARRNLVVTPEELLSIGRSFAAKNELYRQTVRDACGALSRRIAESTTEEERDSIDLVVTASCTGFQIPAMDATLVAALSLSPNVRRINLTQHGCAGGAAALAIAHEWLAGHPKARALVVCVELCSLTFLPEDRSEENLVSAAIFGDGAAAVVLAGERAERLNAPAPALRLRDTFREIFACTEHFMGFEVRDEGLKIKLSRDVVPFAERGLPDVFARALGQFRVEGPHRISFGAVHPGGRRVLEALEDHARLPKTVTKTSWDTLSRHGNMSSVTVLVALDQLLHELRPEPGALGLVTAFGPGFCAEIGLLETTSGR from the coding sequence ATGTCGCCCCCTCGAATGGCGATCATCGAACAGACGTGGACGTTCTTCCCGGGGCGCTCGTACGCTCAGGAGGAGCTCTCCGAGGCGCTCCCCCGGTGGCTCGACGGACGCACCCTCGGGCTCGCCCGTCAGCTCTTCCGCAGGAGCGCGGTCGCGCGCAGGAACCTCGTGGTCACGCCCGAGGAGCTGCTCTCCATCGGACGCTCGTTCGCCGCGAAGAACGAGCTCTACCGCCAGACCGTCCGTGACGCCTGCGGCGCGCTCTCCCGGCGCATCGCCGAGAGCACCACCGAAGAGGAGCGCGACAGCATCGACCTCGTCGTCACGGCATCCTGCACGGGATTCCAGATTCCGGCGATGGACGCCACGCTCGTCGCGGCCCTCTCCCTCTCGCCGAACGTCCGCCGCATCAACCTCACGCAGCATGGCTGCGCGGGTGGCGCCGCGGCCCTCGCGATCGCGCACGAGTGGCTCGCCGGCCACCCGAAGGCGCGCGCCCTCGTGGTCTGCGTCGAGCTCTGCTCGCTCACGTTTTTGCCCGAGGATCGGAGCGAGGAGAACCTGGTCTCCGCGGCGATCTTCGGCGACGGCGCCGCCGCGGTCGTCCTCGCGGGCGAGCGGGCCGAGCGCCTGAACGCCCCGGCCCCCGCGCTCCGGCTGCGCGACACCTTCCGCGAGATCTTCGCCTGCACCGAGCACTTCATGGGCTTCGAGGTCCGCGACGAGGGGCTCAAGATCAAGCTCTCGCGTGACGTCGTCCCCTTCGCCGAGCGCGGCTTGCCGGACGTCTTCGCGCGCGCGCTCGGCCAGTTCCGCGTCGAGGGGCCTCACCGCATCTCGTTCGGCGCGGTGCACCCCGGCGGCCGGCGTGTGCTCGAGGCGCTCGAGGATCACGCGCGTTTGCCCAAGACCGTGACCAAGACGAGCTGGGACACGCTCTCTCGCCACGGCAACATGTCCTCGGTCACGGTGCTCGTCGCGCTCGACCAGCTCCTCCACGAGCTCCGGCCGGAGCCGGGCGCGCTCGGGCTCGTCACGGCGTTTGGACCGGGGTTCTGCGCGGAGATCGGCCTGCTGGAGACCACCTCCGGGCGATGA